GGCATCCCGGTCAAGCCGGTCTATACGGCCGAGGATACCGACGGGCTGCCCCATATGGGCAATATGCCCGGCTTCGGTCCCTTCACCCGTGGGGTGAAGGCGACGATGTATGCGGGCCGCCCCTGGACGATCCGGCAATATGCGGGCTTTTCGACGGCCGAGGAAAGCAACGCTTTCTATCGTCGCAACCTGGCTGCCGGTCAGCAGGGGGTGTCGGTGGCGTTCGACCTGGCGACACACCGGGGCTATGACAGCGACCACCCGCGCGTCGAAGGCGATGTCGGCAAGGCGGGCGTGGCCATCGACAGCGTCGAGGACATGAAGATCCTCTTCGACGGCATCCCGCTGGACCAGGTGTCGGTTTCCATGACGATGAACGGCGCGGTGATCCCGATCCTGGCCAGCTTCATCGTCGCGGGCGAAGAGCAGGGCCATGACAAGGCACTGCTGTCCGGGACCATCCAGAACGACATCCTGAAGGAGTTCATGGTCCGCAACACCTATATCTATCCGCCCGAACCTTCGATGCGGATCATCTCGGACATCATCGAATATACCTCCGCCGATATGCCAAAGTTCAACTCGATCTCGATCTCGGGCTACCACATGCAGGAAGCCGGGGCGAACCTGGTGCAGGAGCTGGCCTATACCCTGGCGGACGGGCGCGAATACGTGCGCGCGGCCATCGACGCCGGGATGGATGTGGACAAGTTCGCCGGGCGGCTGTCGTTCTTCTTTGCCATCGGTATGAACTTCTTCATGGAAATCGCGAAGCTGCGCGCGGCCCGGACCCTCTGGCATCGCGTGATGACCGAGGTAGGGGCGAAATCCGACCGCTCCAAGATGCTGCGGACCCATTGCCAGACCAGCGGCGTTTCCCTGCAGGAGCAGGACCCCTACAACAACGTCATCCGCACCGCCTACGAGGCGATGAGCGCGGTGCTGGGCGGCACCCAAAGCCTTCACACCAATGCCCTGGACGAAGCCATCGCCCTGCCCACTGATTTCTCGGCCCGGATCGCACGCAACACCCAGCTTGTGCTTCAGGAAGAGACCGGCGTGACCAATGTCGTCGATCCGCTGGCGGGCAGCTATTACATCGAAAGCCTGACCAACGATCTGGTCGAAAAGGCCTGGGCCCTGATGGAAGAGGTCGAGGAAATGGGCGGCATGACCAAGGCCGTCGCCTCGGGTATGCCCAAGCTGCGGATCGAGGAAAGTGCGGCCAAACGTCAGGCCCTGATCGACCGGGGCGAGGACGTGATCGTCGGCGTCAACAAGTACCGAAAGGACAAGGAAGACCCGATCGACATCCTGGATGTCGACAACGTCGCGGTGCGCGCCAGCCAGATCGCGCGTCTGGAAAGCATCCGCGCCAGCCGCGACGAAGCCGCCTGCACTGCGGCGCTGGATGCCCTGACCCGTTGTGCGCAGCAGGGCGGCAACCTGCTGGCCGCGGCGGTCGAAGCCGCCCGCGCCCGCGCCACGGTAGGAGAGATCAGCATGGCGATGGAAAAGGAATTCGGCCGCCACCGCGCCGAGGTCAAGACACTGGCCGGGGTTTACGGCGCCGCCTACGAGGGCGACGAGGATTTCGCCGCCATCCAGAAATCGGTCGAGGCTTTCGCCGAGGAAGAAGGCCGCCGCCCGCGCATGCTGGTGGTCAAGATGGGTCAGGACGGCCATGATCGCGGCGCCAAGGTCATTGCGACGGCCTTTGCCGATATCGGCTTTGACGTGGACGTCGGCCCGCTGTTCCAGACGCCCGCCGAGGCCGCGCAGGATGCCATCGACAACGATGTACACGTGATCGGCATCTCCAGCCAGGCGGCAGGGCACAAGACCCTTGCACCGCAGCTTATCGCGGCGCTGGAAGCTCAGGACGCGGGCGATATCCTGGTAATTTGCGGCGGGGTGATCCCGCAGCAGGATTACGATTTCCTGAAAGCCGCCGGGGTGAAGGCGATCTTCGGACCGGGCACCAATATCCCGACAGCGGCGCAGGATATCCTGACCCTGATCCGCGCCGCGCGCGGCTAGGCTCATCCGGGTTGCGGGGGCCGCCATGCGCGTGTCGCCGCCCCGCTTTCGGGCAGGCCGGGGGCAATCCTGATCACAGGTCCGGGTAGGCGCCTGCGGGCCCTTGTCAATCCGCCGTGGTCTTGGAAAAAGGTTCGGATGCAGACCTTTGCGGGACGGCGGCCGAAGCCCGGTTCCGATCCCGCCCCATTGGACCCCGGCCAGGTGCCTCTTCCGCAGGAGCCCGCTTTGACAGAGTCTTCGACCCCTTCCGCCATGGCGGCGCGCGCTGCTGCCGGATTGATCCTGAGGCCCGCCGCACCGGGTGATTATGCCCGCATTCTGGAAATCTGGGCGCCGGTCTATCGCGAAACGACGGCGACCTTTGCCTCTCGGGAAAAGACCCCGGAAACCCTGGCCGATTACGTCGAGACCCGCCGTGCCGCGGGGCGGGAGACCTTTGTGGCGGAGGTCGATGGCGGGTTGCTTGGCTTTGCTTCCTATGACCAGTTTCGCGGCGGAGATGGTTTTGTGCATGCGATGGAACATACCATCATCCTTGCGCCCGAGGCCCGTGCCCGTGGTGTGGGGCGCGCGCTGATGCAGGCGGTCGAGGCCCACGCCCGCGCCGCCGGAGCGCATGTGATGGTCGCCTGCGTCTCGGGCGAAAACGCCGTTGGCGTCGCCTTTCACGCGGCCCTCGGCTATGTCGAAACCGGGCGGATGCCACAGGTCGGGCGCAAGTTCGAACGCTGGCTCGATCTGGTGTTGATGCAGAAGATGCTGTGATGTCGCGCTGACAATACCGCGCTGCCGCGATAAGGTTGCGAAATGTCGATCTGGACCCGCATAGCAGAAGCGCTTCGCGCGCTGACAAACGGAGAACCGCTTTCGGTCGTCTTCGACCATCTGCGCGGCCCCCGCGAACGCTCTGTCGCCTTCACCATCGCCGTCATCGCCCTGGGGGCCAAGATGGCCAAGGCCGACGGGCAGGTTACCCGCAACGAGGTCACGGCCTTTCGCGAAGTCTTCCAGATCCCGGCCGAGGACGAGGCAGGCGCGGCGCGGGTCTTCAACATGGCCCGTCAGGACGTCACCGGGTTCGAAGATTACGCGGCCCGCATTGCCCGGATGTTCGGGGCGGACAACCAGGTGCTCTGCGACCTGATGGAAGGGCTGTTCCACATCGCCGTGGCCGACGGAACCTATCACGAGGCCGAAGATGCCTTTCTGGCCCGCGTGGCCGAGATCTTCGGCATACCGCCGCATCGCTTTGCCCATCTGCGGGCCCGCTTCGTGCCGGATGCGGGGCAGGACCCCTATACAGTGCTGGGCGTTTCGCCCGATGCGCCCATGTCCGAGATCCGTGCAGCCTGGTCCCAAGCGGTGCGCGAAAGCCACCCCGATCAGATGATCGCCCGTGGCGTGCCGGCCGAAGCGGTGAAGATGGCCGAGCGGCGCATGGTCGATATCAACCGCGCCTGGGACGAGATTCAGCGCATCGGGGCCTGACCGCAGCCGGAGGCCGGTCAGTCACACCCGAGGACGGCTCTGGGGCGTGAAATCGCCGATCTTGCACGCCACAGGCGGTCGTATTTTCGCCAGACCTTTGTGGCGGCGCGGGGTGACCCTATATCAAGTCTCATGAAACGATATGTTCTGCCTCTCATGGTCTCGCTCGCCGCCCCGCTTCCCGTGATGTCTCAGGATCAGGGTCGCGATCCCGGGCAAGGTCAGATTCCGGATGGGGACATGCAACGCAGCCCGCCGGGCGCCGAAACGGGCGAGGACGAGAATTCATCGAAGATGAAGCAGGGCCTGCAATTGTTCCTTGACGGGTTGTCGGGGGGCATGGGGCAGACCTTTGACGGCATGGGCCAGATGGCCGAAGATGCAGCCCCCGCGCTGCGCGATCTCTTTGCCCGGCTGGGGCCCGCGTGGCAGGAGGTGCTGGACCAGGTCAAGGATTTCTCGGATTACGAGGCGCCGCAGATCCTGCCCAACGGCGATATCCTGATCCGACGCAAGGAGGAGGCCCCGGAATATGTGCCGGCAGTGCCGGGCGAGAACGAGGATGGCTCGGTCGACCTTTGAAGCGCGGGCCGTGCCGCACCCGTCGACCGGGCGCGGCAGGGACGTATCAGGCGCGGACCATTCGGGCGCGCGGATTGCCGACCTTGACCGAAACTTCGGCATTCAGCGAATTGGCCAGCGACCGGAAGCGGGATTCGGCGACCTCGCCGAACAGCGGCCCGGCGGCGCTGGTCAGTTCCAGTTCCAGAACCTTCTTCTTGGGGAACCAGCGCATCAGCCCGATTTCCGTATCGCGCTCGGGCCAGAGCATTGCACCGAAACGCATCGCCTTGCCGAGGATCTCGGCCTGTAGCTGTTCCTCTTCCGTCAGCAGACCGTAAAGGTTCTCGAACTGGGTGCCGTTGCGGTTGTTCTTGTAGCGATGCAGCAGCGCCAGACCGAGGAAGACCCGCTCGGAATGCTTCAGCCCGCCAAGGTTGGCGCGGGTGGAATTGTCGAAACAGACCTCGGCGCGGTAATCGGGATGGGCGCGCCAGGTCACGTCGTGCAGCAGGCAGGCGGCCAGCACCAGGCGCTTGCGCTCGGGGCGGGCGGATTTGAAGATCGGCTCGATGAACCGGTAGAGGCTGCGTCCGAAACCCGGCAGCCGCGCGTCCTTCTGTTCCGCGAAACGGCAGGCCTCGATCAGTGGATCGCGGTCGCGCAGCTTTTGCGGCATCTGTTCGTAAAGCAGCCCCTCGCGGATGCCGTAGGAGGACAGCGCGATGTCATGCGGCTTGAACTGGCGTACGACCTCCAGCAGCACTTCGGAGGCCAGCGGCACCAGCCCCATCCGGGTCGAGGACAGCGAGCATTTCTTGCGCAGCTGGTCGAGGTCCTGATCGGCGATGTAATCCACCGTGGCGCGCACCGACTTGGCCGTCATGCGGTATTCATGCAGCACGTGCAGCGGGTAGTTGCGCCGCGCCATATCGATCCGTGCGATGGCCCGCCAGGACCCGCCGACCAGGAACAGCCGGTTGCGGTCCAGTTCGATCTTGTCGGCCAGCTTGGCGACTTCTTCCCGGATATAGGCCTTGCGTGCCTTCTTGGACCCCTTCAGATCGGTCAGCTTCAGCGGCCCCAGTTGCGATGTCTCGCGTTCAAGGATCTCGCCGTGCTGGATGCGGGCGAGTTCCATGGAGGACCCGCCGATGTCGCAGATCAGCCCATAGGCGCCGGGCCAGCCAAGCAACACGCCCTGAGCGGACAGCCGGGCCTCTTCGCGCCCGTCGATGACATAGATGTTCAGGCCGGTCAGCCCGGCGACCTCGGCGATGAAATCGGGGCCGTCCTCGGCTTCGCGGACGGCGGCGGTGGCGACGGCGGACAGGGGCGCGGCGCCCATGCCCTCGGCCAGAAGCTGGAACCGCCGGATCGCGGCCAGCGCGCGGCGGCGGCCCTCGGGGTTCAGGCGCCCGGTTTCGGCCATGCCGGCACCGAGGCCGCACATGATCTTCTCATTGTAGAAATAGGCCGGGCTGCGCGCCGCGCCGTCGAAGACGACGAGGCGGACCGAATTCGACCCCACGTCGACCACGCCGACCCGGCTGAGCGCCCGCGCCTCGG
The Pseudooceanicola algae genome window above contains:
- a CDS encoding molecular chaperone DjiA, with the translated sequence MSIWTRIAEALRALTNGEPLSVVFDHLRGPRERSVAFTIAVIALGAKMAKADGQVTRNEVTAFREVFQIPAEDEAGAARVFNMARQDVTGFEDYAARIARMFGADNQVLCDLMEGLFHIAVADGTYHEAEDAFLARVAEIFGIPPHRFAHLRARFVPDAGQDPYTVLGVSPDAPMSEIRAAWSQAVRESHPDQMIARGVPAEAVKMAERRMVDINRAWDEIQRIGA
- a CDS encoding Ppx/GppA family phosphatase — its product is MDGEDLKTPGDWGPFGRPLFNDAEARALSRVGVVDVGSNSVRLVVFDGAARSPAYFYNEKIMCGLGAGMAETGRLNPEGRRRALAAIRRFQLLAEGMGAAPLSAVATAAVREAEDGPDFIAEVAGLTGLNIYVIDGREEARLSAQGVLLGWPGAYGLICDIGGSSMELARIQHGEILERETSQLGPLKLTDLKGSKKARKAYIREEVAKLADKIELDRNRLFLVGGSWRAIARIDMARRNYPLHVLHEYRMTAKSVRATVDYIADQDLDQLRKKCSLSSTRMGLVPLASEVLLEVVRQFKPHDIALSSYGIREGLLYEQMPQKLRDRDPLIEACRFAEQKDARLPGFGRSLYRFIEPIFKSARPERKRLVLAACLLHDVTWRAHPDYRAEVCFDNSTRANLGGLKHSERVFLGLALLHRYKNNRNGTQFENLYGLLTEEEQLQAEILGKAMRFGAMLWPERDTEIGLMRWFPKKKVLELELTSAAGPLFGEVAESRFRSLANSLNAEVSVKVGNPRARMVRA
- a CDS encoding GNAT family N-acetyltransferase, with product MTESSTPSAMAARAAAGLILRPAAPGDYARILEIWAPVYRETTATFASREKTPETLADYVETRRAAGRETFVAEVDGGLLGFASYDQFRGGDGFVHAMEHTIILAPEARARGVGRALMQAVEAHARAAGAHVMVACVSGENAVGVAFHAALGYVETGRMPQVGRKFERWLDLVLMQKML
- the scpA gene encoding methylmalonyl-CoA mutase, which codes for MSKTDEWAELAKKELRGRPLDDLTWDTLEGIPVKPVYTAEDTDGLPHMGNMPGFGPFTRGVKATMYAGRPWTIRQYAGFSTAEESNAFYRRNLAAGQQGVSVAFDLATHRGYDSDHPRVEGDVGKAGVAIDSVEDMKILFDGIPLDQVSVSMTMNGAVIPILASFIVAGEEQGHDKALLSGTIQNDILKEFMVRNTYIYPPEPSMRIISDIIEYTSADMPKFNSISISGYHMQEAGANLVQELAYTLADGREYVRAAIDAGMDVDKFAGRLSFFFAIGMNFFMEIAKLRAARTLWHRVMTEVGAKSDRSKMLRTHCQTSGVSLQEQDPYNNVIRTAYEAMSAVLGGTQSLHTNALDEAIALPTDFSARIARNTQLVLQEETGVTNVVDPLAGSYYIESLTNDLVEKAWALMEEVEEMGGMTKAVASGMPKLRIEESAAKRQALIDRGEDVIVGVNKYRKDKEDPIDILDVDNVAVRASQIARLESIRASRDEAACTAALDALTRCAQQGGNLLAAAVEAARARATVGEISMAMEKEFGRHRAEVKTLAGVYGAAYEGDEDFAAIQKSVEAFAEEEGRRPRMLVVKMGQDGHDRGAKVIATAFADIGFDVDVGPLFQTPAEAAQDAIDNDVHVIGISSQAAGHKTLAPQLIAALEAQDAGDILVICGGVIPQQDYDFLKAAGVKAIFGPGTNIPTAAQDILTLIRAARG